The DNA sequence CGGCCGGCGCCAACCGCAGCAGCCGGGTCGGTGAACCGCCCAGAAGCGTGGAGCCCCGCCCCAGGACCCGCACCTTCCGGTCGACCTGCACGGCGAAACCGTCCGGCAGCCGGGCCGCGGTCATCGCAGCATCCCGTCGGGCCCGGGCGCCCAGCCGCCGAGGGCCGCCAGGCCGGCCGCGGTCATCTCGCCGAAGAGTCGTCGCCCTTCTCCGGCGGTGGCGGTGGTCGGGTCCCCCAGCACCCCGACGGCGCTCACCGCAGCAACACCGCCATCGCGCATCGCGGGCAGCAACTGCGCCAATGGCGCGCTGTTGCCCGGCAGCGCCCGGTCGAACCTCACACTGTCCGGCGAAAGATGCAGCAACAGAGAGGTTTCAGTGTGACCGGCATGGGCGTCGGCACCCGGGACAGCGCACGGAAACCACGCCACGTCGCGACCTTCGAACCGCAGCCGGCCTACCGCCTCGATTAACGCGGGCACATTGCCGCCGTGGCCGTTGATAAAAACCACCCGCTGCGCCCAGCAGCAGGCGGAGCGGCCGTACTCCAGCAAAAGTTGGATCAGCGCGTCGGTGCCGATCGAGATGGTTCCGGCAAAGCTCTGATGCTCGCCACTGGCCCCGTAGGCGATGGCCGGCGCGACCGCCCAGCCCTGCGCCGGCCCGGCCCCCGCCGAGCGCTCGGCCAGCTCCTGGGCGAGCGCCTGCGCGACCCGGGTATCGGTGTCCAGCGGCAGGTGCGGGCCGTGTTGCTCAGTCGACCCCACCGGGACCAGAAGCATCATCCCCCGTCCCGGCAACTGGCTCTGTAGCCGGTTCTGCAGCTCGCTCCAGGTCGAACTACCGAGCCCGCCGCCAACCGCCATCGGACGATGGTAAGCGAATTCACCTGTCGTACACCAGTTGTTGACAAGTACGACCGACGTAATTTTTTCGCCCCGGGGCCCGGAAAACGCCCGTGTGATCACGGCAGTCCCGTCCGCCACGGGCGTATCAGGACTGACCCTGATTTGGCAGGTGGGCACGCTCCTCCGACGAGCCCCGGACCGCCGCCGTCCGACTAAGCCTCGGCGGCGGGCACGCCCAGCGCCCGGGTGAATCCGGCCGGAATCAGGATGTCGTCCGTCGACAGGTCGTGCACCGAGGCCCGGCCGAGGCCCATCAGGGCCGAGTCGATGCCGCTCCGAAGGATGTCCAAGACGTTCTCCACCCCGGACTGTCCGGCGGCGCCCAGCCCCCACAGGTAGGCGCGTCCGATCATCACGGCACGGGCTCCTAGCGCCACCGCCTTGACGACGTCACCACCCCGCCGGATGCCACCGTCCAGCAACACCTCGATCTGGTCGCCCACAGCCTCGGCGATGGCCGGGAGAGCCCGGATCGCCGCCGGGGTGCCGTCCAGGTTGTTGCCGCCGTGATTGGAGACTGAGATCGCCGAAACACCGGCATCCACAGCACGTTTCGCATCGTCC is a window from the Mycobacterium sp. SVM_VP21 genome containing:
- the mftE gene encoding mycofactocin biosynthesis peptidyl-dipeptidase MftE, yielding MAVGGGLGSSTWSELQNRLQSQLPGRGMMLLVPVGSTEQHGPHLPLDTDTRVAQALAQELAERSAGAGPAQGWAVAPAIAYGASGEHQSFAGTISIGTDALIQLLLEYGRSACCWAQRVVFINGHGGNVPALIEAVGRLRFEGRDVAWFPCAVPGADAHAGHTETSLLLHLSPDSVRFDRALPGNSAPLAQLLPAMRDGGVAAVSAVGVLGDPTTATAGEGRRLFGEMTAAGLAALGGWAPGPDGMLR